The Burkholderia mayonis DNA window GGCGCCGCGCACAGCACGGCGACGCGCCGTCCGACCTGCGCGCACGCGCGGGCGAGCGCCGCGTCCGCGCGCACGATCGGCTTCGCATGCGCGGCGAGCGCGTCGACGCTCGGTCCGAGCGTCGAGCAATTGAGCAGCGCCGCATCGGCATCGCGCGCGAGCGCGACGAGCGCCGCCCGGGTTTGCTCGGCAATCGGAGCGGGCAGGCCGGAACCGGTCGCGGCCGCGCGCTCCGCGGCGGCGAGCAGCCCGGGCCGCACGCGATGCGTGAGCGATCCGGGCGCGAGACCGAGCGCGGCGGCCGCGCACTCGAAGCGCGGCACGTTGCTGTCGGCGGTATGCAGGCAGGCGATGAGCGGCATCGAAAAGAGGCGCGACGAGCGCCGCGGATGGGGCGGAGGCTCCATCGTAGCGTCATCGTTTCATTTTCGGCAACGATTGACCGGCGACATTCCGAAAAACGACAAACCCCGCGAGATTATCAGGTTATAAATAAATAATATTGAGAACGATTCGCGTTTGCGTTAGATTGCCGTCATTGGGAAAACATCTGGAGAATCCATGGCGGAAATGCTCGCTCGGCCGGCGCCGGCAAAACCGTTACCGATCCTCGATTCGAACGCCGCGCGCTCGCCGGACCTGCGAGCGGCGTCCGATCCCGCGCACGGCGCGCTCGTCGAGGTGCTCGTCGCGAACCGGCCGATGCTCGTGAAGCTCGCGCGCGGCTTCGTTGGCTGCGTGAGCCGGGCCGAGGACGTCGTGCACGACGTGCTCGTCAAGCTCGTCGATTTCCCGAACCAGGATGCAATCCGGCAGCCCGTCGCGTACGTGACGCGGATGGTGCGCAACGCGTCGATCGACGCATGCCGCCGCCAGACGCTCGAGAACACCTATCACGCGGACGAGGACGACGGCCTCGACGTGCCGTCGCCGGAACTGTCGCCCGAGGCGGCGCTCGTCGTGCGCGACACGCTGCGCCACGTCTACGACGCGCTCGCGCAGCTGCCGGCGCGCAGCCGCGCCGCGTTCGAGATGGTGCGGCTGCGCGAGGAGACGCTGCAGAGCGCGGCGCGCGCGCTGAACGTGTCGCAGACGCTCGTGCATTTCATGGTCCGCGACGCCGAGCGGCACTGCGTCGCGTGCGTCGACGCAGCCGCGCGCGGGCTCGCGTGCCCGGTGTTCTGCGGCGGCCGCGCGCGCAACCGGTAAAAAAATGCGCGCGCGATTCGTCTATCGAGTAGACGCGGCGTGCGCCGTGCGCCGCCTTCCCAACTTTTCTAGCGAGCTTCTTCGATCATGACGCAAGCCCAGCAACCCTCGAACCCGCCGGCCGCCGCCGCCGACG harbors:
- a CDS encoding Asp/Glu racemase; translation: MEPPPHPRRSSRLFSMPLIACLHTADSNVPRFECAAAALGLAPGSLTHRVRPGLLAAAERAAATGSGLPAPIAEQTRAALVALARDADAALLNCSTLGPSVDALAAHAKPIVRADAALARACAQVGRRVAVLCAAPSTERPTRQLFEEEARAVGARVEVRIVPGAWARFHAGDAAGYRALLAQAADGAYALGFDIVAFAQTSMAIAAPDVTLGPPPLTVPEAALASVVARLR
- a CDS encoding RNA polymerase factor sigma-70, with the translated sequence MAEMLARPAPAKPLPILDSNAARSPDLRAASDPAHGALVEVLVANRPMLVKLARGFVGCVSRAEDVVHDVLVKLVDFPNQDAIRQPVAYVTRMVRNASIDACRRQTLENTYHADEDDGLDVPSPELSPEAALVVRDTLRHVYDALAQLPARSRAAFEMVRLREETLQSAARALNVSQTLVHFMVRDAERHCVACVDAAARGLACPVFCGGRARNR